In Arthrobacter sp. CDRTa11, one DNA window encodes the following:
- a CDS encoding glycoside hydrolase family 32 protein: MNLSSLFSKRSTWIAAAAAGTALLLALTVLISNVHTPDQAQSRGEKALDAVAAAQADFKTSRGTYGTYWQSGGDRSLGEVRPIQASGVDDLLSISCADGWVAAARTGNEIFLRSSVDSATARAGAAEIRRPECITPEAVDAMLGDLGRIDRSPAPGTSPERPAGDSLYRPSYHITPERDWMNDPQRPFFLNGLWHYYYLYNADYPEGNGTEWYHLTSTDLVTWKDEDVAIQKYKNGLGDIETGSAVVDHNNTAGFGKDAVISVLTQQDQGVQRQSLFYSTDGGFTFSSYDGNPVMENPGAEHWRDPKIVRDEANGQWLMILAEGHKLGMYTSKDLKSWQYASGFERSGLGILECPDLFQMDVDGDPAKRTWVLAASANGSEEGRTTGVAYWTGDWDGTTFTPAEEKHQWMDAGSDFYAAVSWNDPRLTEGQQMQSRQVLGWINNWDYARKLPTADWHGGMDSIVRDIRLKTVDGRPTLTSAPSRSLARLEGEPSSSGPQTITREGTDGLPSLEGGAYRLDMTVEQPDSGRGGQDVPEALLQFASDDSIFATVGYNFKDGAAFVSREQPPAADAHLGPLFTDRRTASVPARNGTVDLTVFVDHSSIEVFVNGGEQTLTSLVFPKSNERALKLVSGGGNLTLRNLTYTPLSSTR; this comes from the coding sequence ATGAATCTTTCTTCGCTCTTTAGCAAGCGGAGCACCTGGATTGCAGCCGCAGCGGCCGGCACCGCCCTGCTGCTTGCCTTAACCGTGCTTATTTCCAACGTTCACACGCCGGACCAGGCCCAGAGCCGGGGAGAAAAGGCCCTCGACGCTGTTGCCGCCGCCCAGGCTGACTTCAAAACGTCCCGCGGCACGTACGGCACGTACTGGCAGTCGGGTGGGGACCGCAGCCTCGGGGAGGTGCGTCCCATCCAGGCCTCCGGCGTGGATGATCTGCTCAGCATCAGCTGCGCTGACGGATGGGTGGCTGCTGCCCGGACGGGAAACGAGATCTTTCTTCGAAGCAGCGTTGACAGTGCAACCGCCCGGGCAGGAGCCGCGGAAATCCGCAGACCGGAATGCATCACCCCTGAAGCTGTTGATGCCATGCTCGGTGACCTCGGCAGAATCGACCGCTCGCCGGCGCCCGGAACGTCGCCGGAACGGCCCGCCGGAGACTCCCTGTACCGCCCGAGCTACCACATCACTCCTGAGCGGGACTGGATGAATGATCCCCAGCGCCCCTTTTTCCTCAACGGGCTGTGGCACTACTACTACCTCTACAACGCTGACTATCCGGAGGGTAACGGAACCGAGTGGTACCACCTCACCAGCACGGACCTGGTGACGTGGAAGGACGAGGACGTTGCCATCCAAAAGTACAAAAACGGGCTGGGTGACATCGAAACCGGTAGTGCCGTGGTGGACCACAACAACACTGCCGGCTTCGGCAAGGACGCAGTCATCTCCGTCCTGACCCAGCAGGACCAGGGGGTCCAACGGCAGTCACTGTTCTATTCAACCGACGGCGGATTCACCTTTTCCTCCTACGACGGAAACCCGGTGATGGAAAACCCCGGAGCCGAGCACTGGCGCGACCCCAAGATTGTCCGGGATGAGGCGAACGGACAATGGCTGATGATCCTGGCCGAAGGCCACAAGCTGGGCATGTACACCTCGAAGGATCTCAAGAGCTGGCAGTACGCCTCTGGCTTCGAGCGGTCCGGCCTGGGCATCCTTGAATGCCCTGATCTGTTCCAGATGGACGTCGACGGCGACCCCGCCAAGCGGACCTGGGTCCTGGCGGCGAGCGCCAACGGAAGCGAAGAAGGCAGGACCACCGGCGTTGCCTACTGGACCGGTGACTGGGACGGGACAACGTTCACTCCCGCCGAGGAGAAGCATCAGTGGATGGACGCGGGTTCTGACTTTTATGCCGCCGTTTCCTGGAACGACCCCAGGCTCACGGAAGGCCAGCAGATGCAGTCCCGGCAGGTCCTGGGCTGGATCAACAACTGGGACTACGCCCGCAAACTCCCCACCGCGGACTGGCACGGCGGAATGGACTCCATCGTCCGGGACATCCGGCTCAAGACCGTCGACGGCAGGCCAACCCTCACCTCAGCTCCGTCCAGGAGCCTGGCCCGGCTCGAGGGAGAACCGTCGTCGTCCGGTCCGCAGACCATCACACGCGAGGGAACTGACGGTCTCCCTTCCCTGGAGGGCGGTGCCTACCGGCTGGACATGACGGTTGAACAGCCGGATTCGGGTCGTGGCGGTCAGGACGTACCGGAGGCGCTGCTGCAGTTTGCCAGTGACGACTCGATCTTTGCCACGGTTGGCTACAACTTCAAGGACGGTGCCGCCTTCGTGTCGCGGGAGCAGCCGCCGGCCGCTGATGCACACCTTGGCCCCCTGTTTACCGACAGGCGCACAGCCTCGGTTCCGGCACGGAACGGCACGGTGGACCTGACCGTTTTCGTTGACCATTCCTCCATTGAAGTGTTCGTCAACGGCGGGGAGCAGACGCTCACCTCGCTGGTATTCCCCAAGTCGAACGAACGCGCCCTCAAGCTGGTGTCCGGCGGCGGAAACCTCACCCTCAGGAACTTGACGTATACGCCGCTGTCGTCGACCCGATAA
- a CDS encoding IclR family transcriptional regulator, protein MTGSVLRPKAPAAVQVLAILRYVAEQAGPVAASIIARDVGLPRSTTYQLIAALVDDGFLVHLPEEQKYALGVTAHELGTGYSRQAPLQRIARHPLARLVARTRRTAHLAVMHGRDVVYVIEERAPRQRPLVTDTGVRLPAHLTASGRAMMAQMDPAQVAALFPGPEAFTVRHGNGPQSLPALRDLLSRARSLGYAWEQDEVTAGFSSVAVAVLDRQRYPVASVTLTVSNRAFPPGGARRSRTAETPEERAIRIEDVAREWIPEVSRCAREISRRLGIRG, encoded by the coding sequence ATGACTGGCTCTGTCCTGCGACCGAAGGCCCCCGCCGCTGTCCAGGTTCTGGCCATTCTCAGGTACGTCGCGGAGCAGGCGGGCCCCGTGGCTGCCTCGATCATCGCCCGTGACGTGGGGCTCCCGCGGTCAACCACGTACCAGCTGATCGCGGCACTGGTTGATGACGGCTTTTTGGTCCACCTCCCGGAGGAGCAAAAGTACGCGCTGGGCGTCACTGCCCATGAACTGGGGACAGGCTATTCGCGCCAGGCGCCGCTCCAACGCATTGCCCGCCACCCGCTGGCCCGGCTGGTTGCCAGGACGCGCCGTACCGCCCACCTTGCGGTGATGCACGGCCGGGACGTCGTCTACGTCATCGAAGAACGTGCGCCACGCCAGCGCCCCCTCGTGACGGACACGGGCGTCCGGCTTCCCGCGCATCTGACGGCCAGCGGCAGGGCGATGATGGCGCAAATGGATCCGGCCCAGGTCGCAGCCCTGTTTCCCGGTCCTGAGGCCTTCACCGTCCGCCACGGCAACGGGCCCCAGTCCCTGCCTGCCCTGCGGGACCTGCTGTCCCGGGCGCGTTCCCTCGGGTACGCATGGGAACAGGACGAGGTCACCGCGGGCTTCTCATCCGTCGCCGTCGCAGTCCTGGATCGCCAGCGTTATCCCGTGGCCAGTGTGACACTGACAGTTTCCAACCGCGCGTTTCCTCCCGGCGGGGCACGCCGGTCCAGGACGGCCGAGACGCCGGAAGAACGGGCAATACGGATCGAGGACGTGGCCCGCGAATGGATTCCCGAGGTGAGCCGTTGCGCCCGGGAGATTTCCCGCAGGCTGGGTATTCGCGGATAA
- a CDS encoding purine-cytosine permease family protein yields MQGTTTTGSGGSRVERRSIDFVPENERHGSPKQQFTLWFGANMQITAIVDGALAVLFGADALWAIIGLLIGNLLGGAVMALHAAQGPKLGLPQMISSRAQFGILGAVIPLVLVIIMYLGFAATGTVLAGQAVDEILQTGTPAVGMVIFGALTILVATLGYKYIHMMGRIATIVGVLGFTYLGIRLFTSQDVGALLSAGNFEFPTFLLAISLSAGWQLTYGPYVADYSRYLPSTTPARKTFQASYFGTVLGSQWSMTLGALFASLALPKGERFLDGQVAFLGEMSGGGLVAVIIYLVIVIGKLTVNTLNAYGGYMTMLTSVTAFTRKTGVAAWTRFAYVVGFIGLTVLIAVMASPDFIANFKNFVLLLLMVFIPWSSINLVDYYLISKEKVDIPALYDLNGRYGRWNKTALISYAVGIVVQIPFLAQALYTGPMTKLLGGADISWLVGLVVTALVFYPLAKRNSNAPAHMIYPAETAPEVLEPAASPAVTGRAV; encoded by the coding sequence ATGCAGGGCACAACAACAACGGGATCAGGAGGGTCGCGCGTCGAGCGCCGCTCCATTGACTTTGTCCCGGAAAACGAACGTCACGGTTCCCCGAAGCAGCAGTTCACGCTGTGGTTCGGTGCGAACATGCAGATCACAGCCATCGTGGACGGTGCGCTCGCGGTGCTGTTCGGAGCAGATGCCCTCTGGGCGATCATCGGCCTCCTGATCGGCAACCTTCTTGGCGGCGCCGTCATGGCGCTGCACGCGGCGCAGGGCCCCAAGCTGGGCCTGCCGCAGATGATTTCCAGCCGCGCACAGTTCGGAATTCTTGGAGCCGTCATTCCGCTGGTGCTTGTCATCATCATGTACCTCGGATTCGCCGCCACGGGTACCGTCCTGGCGGGGCAGGCCGTGGACGAAATCCTGCAGACCGGCACACCCGCCGTCGGCATGGTTATCTTTGGGGCGCTGACCATCCTGGTCGCCACGCTGGGGTACAAATACATTCACATGATGGGGCGCATCGCCACGATCGTCGGAGTGCTCGGCTTCACCTACCTGGGCATCCGGCTGTTCACCAGCCAGGATGTGGGAGCACTACTGTCGGCCGGCAACTTCGAGTTCCCCACCTTTCTGCTGGCCATTTCGCTCAGTGCAGGCTGGCAGCTGACCTACGGCCCCTACGTGGCTGACTACTCCCGCTACCTTCCTTCCACCACCCCGGCCCGCAAGACCTTCCAGGCGTCCTACTTCGGCACCGTGCTGGGCTCGCAGTGGTCCATGACGCTGGGTGCGCTCTTCGCCTCCCTCGCCCTGCCCAAGGGGGAGCGGTTCCTGGACGGCCAGGTGGCCTTCCTGGGTGAAATGAGCGGTGGCGGGCTGGTTGCCGTGATCATCTACCTGGTCATCGTGATCGGAAAGCTCACGGTCAATACGTTGAACGCTTACGGCGGCTACATGACAATGCTGACGTCAGTCACGGCCTTTACCCGCAAAACCGGTGTAGCTGCCTGGACAAGGTTCGCCTACGTCGTCGGCTTCATTGGGCTCACGGTCCTGATTGCCGTCATGGCATCGCCTGACTTCATTGCCAACTTCAAGAACTTCGTGCTGTTGCTGCTGATGGTTTTCATCCCCTGGAGCTCCATCAACCTGGTGGACTACTACTTGATCTCCAAGGAGAAAGTGGACATCCCGGCCCTGTATGACCTGAACGGACGCTACGGACGCTGGAACAAGACCGCCTTGATCAGCTACGCGGTGGGGATCGTGGTGCAGATCCCGTTCCTGGCCCAGGCCCTCTACACCGGGCCGATGACCAAACTCCTGGGCGGGGCGGACATCTCCTGGCTCGTGGGGCTGGTAGTCACAGCACTGGTCTTCTACCCGCTGGCCAAGCGGAATTCGAACGCACCGGCCCACATGATTTACCCGGCCGAAACCGCCCCTGAGGTGCTGGAGCCTGCGGCCAGCCCCGCAGTCACCGGCCGCGCGGTGTAG
- a CDS encoding penicillin acylase family protein, giving the protein MSSETFRDQWGVPHLRADSVDELAFLQGLNAAMDRSWQIEVERWRSEGRTAEHLGADGLHWDRFARRVRLDDTARRCFENLDAGTKRWCSAYVDGVNHALESGRRQAPEFRTAETAAAAWQPWTPLGVFLVHHILFGTFPNKLWRAHVAETLGADAVELFSIEAPVWAGSNAWAAASHLTASGSPLIAGDPHRLMELPGVYQQVRLACPDFDVVGLAFPGVPGVPHFGHAGTVAWAVTNAMADYQDLYSEQFRYDGGVLQALGPAGWRPVPVHHQEVIKVRGADPETIDVIETDHGPVISGGIDGGAVSLRTPARAGGTLGFEALLPLLQSRSAKDVEAVLETWVEPVNCVLVADSGGEVRQFVAGKVPIRSAQNRILPAPAWSQEHQWVEGWEELPRSSVPTLAVNANDRESGGGDRLGLEFAPAHRARRIRHLLEEGGPALDASAMQKIHMDTRLGSWPALHALLQALTGLSAEAAALRERLLDWDGHMDGDSEDAGAFAAWRSVLVLALAGTSRLSPLAAPNVYSPLFGPWLHLESRIGFALETLIAKGSHHGIDVVGAAAHALEQVAAGTGGTTTWGTTHTVLPLHALAEHRATASAATTVPVTGLSGDTGCVLSTESLPGVTDGSFRGPVARYVWDLADRGNSRWIVPFGSSGVPGHPHFASQLPLWAAGDLVPVLTDWEQLTKETNDQR; this is encoded by the coding sequence ATGTCCTCTGAGACGTTCCGGGACCAGTGGGGAGTCCCGCACCTGCGGGCAGACAGCGTGGACGAACTCGCGTTCCTGCAGGGCTTGAATGCGGCCATGGACCGTTCCTGGCAGATAGAGGTGGAGCGGTGGCGCTCGGAAGGCAGGACGGCCGAGCACCTGGGGGCGGACGGGCTCCACTGGGACCGCTTTGCCCGCCGCGTGCGGCTTGACGATACAGCCCGCCGTTGCTTCGAAAACCTGGACGCTGGCACCAAGCGCTGGTGCAGCGCGTACGTGGACGGCGTAAACCACGCCCTGGAATCCGGGCGCAGGCAGGCTCCCGAATTCAGGACTGCGGAAACAGCAGCTGCCGCTTGGCAGCCCTGGACGCCGCTGGGCGTCTTCCTGGTCCATCACATCCTGTTCGGCACCTTCCCCAACAAACTGTGGCGCGCCCATGTGGCCGAGACCCTCGGGGCCGACGCCGTGGAGCTGTTCAGCATTGAGGCCCCGGTGTGGGCCGGAAGCAACGCCTGGGCAGCCGCCAGCCACTTGACGGCGTCCGGTTCCCCGCTTATTGCCGGAGATCCGCACCGCCTGATGGAACTGCCGGGCGTGTACCAGCAGGTGCGCCTGGCGTGCCCGGACTTCGACGTCGTCGGGCTGGCCTTTCCGGGTGTCCCCGGCGTGCCCCACTTCGGCCACGCCGGGACAGTCGCGTGGGCCGTGACCAACGCGATGGCTGACTACCAGGACCTGTACAGCGAGCAGTTTAGGTACGACGGCGGCGTACTCCAGGCGCTCGGGCCCGCCGGCTGGCGGCCGGTCCCCGTCCACCACCAGGAAGTCATCAAGGTCCGCGGTGCCGATCCCGAGACCATCGACGTCATCGAAACTGACCACGGTCCGGTCATCTCCGGCGGTATCGACGGCGGCGCCGTCAGTCTGCGGACGCCCGCCCGGGCCGGGGGGACGCTGGGTTTTGAGGCCCTCCTGCCGCTGCTGCAGAGCCGTTCCGCCAAGGACGTGGAAGCTGTACTGGAAACCTGGGTGGAGCCGGTCAACTGTGTGCTCGTGGCGGATTCCGGCGGCGAAGTGCGCCAGTTTGTAGCGGGGAAGGTCCCGATCCGCAGTGCTCAAAACCGTATTCTTCCTGCGCCGGCCTGGTCCCAGGAGCATCAGTGGGTGGAAGGCTGGGAGGAACTTCCGCGGTCTTCGGTGCCAACTTTGGCGGTGAATGCCAATGACCGGGAGTCCGGCGGCGGGGACCGGCTGGGCCTGGAATTCGCCCCGGCACACCGTGCCCGCCGGATCCGGCACCTGTTGGAGGAAGGCGGGCCCGCGCTGGACGCCTCAGCGATGCAGAAAATCCACATGGATACCCGGCTCGGTTCGTGGCCTGCGCTCCACGCCCTGCTCCAGGCGCTGACTGGGCTGTCCGCCGAGGCCGCGGCGCTCCGCGAACGGCTGCTGGACTGGGACGGGCATATGGATGGGGACAGCGAAGATGCCGGCGCCTTCGCCGCCTGGCGGTCGGTCCTGGTTCTCGCCCTGGCAGGCACCTCGAGGCTGAGTCCGCTGGCGGCTCCCAACGTCTACTCTCCCCTGTTCGGACCCTGGCTGCATCTGGAGTCGCGGATCGGTTTCGCCTTGGAAACCCTGATCGCGAAGGGCAGCCACCACGGCATCGACGTCGTCGGAGCAGCCGCCCACGCCCTGGAACAAGTGGCGGCAGGAACCGGGGGCACCACCACGTGGGGAACAACGCACACCGTCCTGCCGCTCCATGCCCTCGCCGAACACAGGGCCACCGCATCAGCAGCCACAACAGTCCCCGTGACGGGACTGTCCGGTGACACCGGCTGCGTCCTTTCCACGGAAAGCCTGCCGGGCGTCACCGACGGCTCATTCCGGGGGCCGGTGGCCCGCTATGTCTGGGATCTGGCCGACCGCGGCAACAGCCGGTGGATCGTACCGTTCGGCAGTTCCGGAGTTCCCGGCCACCCTCATTTCGCCAGCCAGCTCCCGCTGTGGGCCGCTGGGGACCTCGTCCCTGTCCTCACCGACTGGGAACAGCTCACCAAGGAGACAAATGACCAGCGTTGA
- a CDS encoding GNAT family N-acetyltransferase yields MTSVETALPLSSRPSVYQETLPVLGTLRLLPLIPEADSDLLHGWVKEERARFWGMQNMSRDEVRDIYSFVDSLDTHHAYLISVENKPAGLFQTYEPLQDPVGEVYQALPGDTGLHLLLAPATQPVHNFTPILISGLIRYLLSDPAKDRVVAEPDARNAKVIQRLQACGFELGAKVQLAEKEAQLVFLTRERFERV; encoded by the coding sequence ATGACCAGCGTTGAAACTGCCCTTCCGCTCTCTTCCAGGCCTTCCGTTTACCAAGAGACATTGCCGGTCCTCGGCACCCTTCGGCTTCTCCCGCTCATCCCTGAAGCTGACTCCGATCTGCTCCATGGCTGGGTGAAGGAGGAACGCGCCAGGTTCTGGGGCATGCAAAACATGAGCCGGGATGAAGTCAGGGACATCTACTCGTTCGTGGACAGCCTGGATACGCATCATGCCTACCTGATCTCGGTTGAGAACAAGCCGGCGGGGCTCTTCCAGACTTATGAACCGCTTCAGGATCCGGTGGGCGAGGTGTACCAGGCCCTTCCAGGGGACACCGGCCTGCACCTGCTGCTGGCTCCTGCCACGCAACCGGTCCACAACTTCACGCCCATCCTTATTTCAGGGCTGATCCGGTATTTGCTCTCCGATCCCGCCAAGGACCGTGTGGTGGCCGAACCTGACGCCCGGAACGCCAAAGTGATCCAGCGGCTGCAGGCATGCGGCTTCGAGCTGGGTGCCAAGGTGCAGCTCGCGGAGAAGGAAGCACAGCTTGTTTTCCTGACAAGGGAACGATTCGAAAGGGTGTAG
- a CDS encoding sensor histidine kinase, with product MPEKSDPAIGRGRRTAGLTQDPQPIERLDAFFGGLGARGKVVLSQLPLSVTVVLVVVTAAVFSPETLADKPFQMALLAHTAIFGLCVALPWKRLPAGAYVLIPVLDCLAIGFTREAGGPTFNVMSLLLVFPVVWLSVTGHRVGVALAVLAVVLSTLVPAATLGSDPMQGSMVRTIFLPLIMAAIAVTAHVVSGALHRQRQTLERKDRDLADTLAESVRRQQLLDAVLSAVGVGVWVVDKDGHSVLTNTAMRTDPALVELIRENGPHLLLFSDRTTAVPSEDFPVRRAVQGDTFTDELYWAGPEQEQRAYSVSAHLMPSVNNAGRGAVVTFVDVTALINALAAKDNFVATVSHELRTPLTSILGYLELILDEPGYEEIKPELGVVHRNASHLLGLVNDLIAVASERVELALQEADLAPLLAHVVESARLQAAEKGLELVLDAEQALTARMDPVQIRQVLGHLMSNAIKFSPHGGKITALARRAGTELVCSITDTGIGMSREDQEQAFTKFFRSARSRETAIPGAGIGLPISKTIVEGHGGSISLTSTQGEGTTATFVLPVS from the coding sequence ATGCCAGAAAAAAGCGATCCCGCCATAGGGCGTGGGCGGCGCACCGCCGGGCTAACACAGGATCCTCAACCCATCGAGAGACTCGACGCATTTTTCGGCGGCCTGGGCGCCCGCGGCAAAGTGGTACTGAGCCAGTTGCCACTCTCTGTAACTGTTGTTCTTGTAGTTGTCACCGCAGCGGTATTCAGCCCGGAAACCTTGGCGGACAAGCCCTTCCAGATGGCTTTGCTGGCGCATACGGCAATCTTCGGGCTCTGCGTCGCGCTCCCTTGGAAACGACTTCCAGCCGGGGCGTATGTGCTGATTCCCGTCCTGGACTGCCTCGCCATCGGATTCACGCGGGAAGCCGGCGGCCCCACCTTTAATGTCATGAGCCTGCTGCTGGTATTCCCGGTGGTCTGGCTCTCCGTCACCGGACACCGGGTCGGAGTTGCCCTGGCTGTGCTGGCCGTTGTGCTGAGCACCCTCGTCCCGGCCGCAACCCTTGGCTCCGATCCAATGCAGGGATCGATGGTCCGGACAATTTTTCTTCCGCTGATCATGGCTGCTATCGCCGTCACAGCCCATGTGGTTTCGGGTGCACTCCACCGGCAGCGCCAAACCTTGGAGCGTAAGGACCGTGACCTGGCGGATACCCTCGCTGAAAGTGTCCGCCGCCAGCAGCTTCTGGACGCTGTCCTTTCTGCAGTCGGAGTGGGCGTCTGGGTAGTCGACAAGGATGGGCACAGCGTCCTGACCAATACGGCGATGCGCACTGATCCGGCACTCGTTGAGCTGATCAGGGAGAACGGCCCGCACCTGCTCTTGTTCAGCGACAGGACCACCGCTGTCCCCTCCGAGGACTTCCCTGTCAGGCGTGCCGTACAGGGAGATACCTTCACAGACGAGCTGTATTGGGCAGGTCCGGAGCAGGAACAAAGGGCATATTCCGTCAGTGCCCACCTGATGCCGTCCGTCAACAATGCGGGCAGAGGCGCGGTGGTCACCTTTGTGGACGTAACGGCTTTGATCAATGCGCTGGCCGCCAAGGATAACTTCGTGGCCACCGTGTCACACGAACTGCGGACACCACTGACATCCATCCTGGGCTATCTTGAGCTCATCCTTGATGAGCCTGGCTACGAGGAGATCAAACCCGAACTCGGCGTTGTGCACCGCAACGCATCACATCTTCTGGGCCTCGTCAATGATCTGATCGCCGTAGCGTCCGAACGGGTCGAACTCGCATTGCAGGAGGCTGACCTTGCCCCTCTGCTGGCCCACGTTGTCGAATCCGCTCGGCTCCAGGCCGCCGAAAAGGGCCTGGAGCTTGTGCTCGATGCCGAACAGGCGCTGACCGCCCGCATGGATCCGGTGCAGATCCGCCAGGTGCTCGGCCACCTGATGTCCAACGCCATCAAGTTCTCTCCGCACGGTGGAAAGATCACAGCACTGGCCCGGCGAGCCGGTACGGAGCTTGTCTGTTCCATAACTGACACGGGGATTGGCATGAGCAGGGAGGACCAGGAACAGGCCTTTACCAAGTTCTTCCGCTCCGCCAGGTCCCGTGAAACAGCCATACCGGGCGCCGGTATCGGACTACCCATTAGCAAGACCATCGTCGAAGGCCATGGAGGATCCATCAGTCTCACCAGCACCCAAGGTGAGGGAACAACGGCCACTTTCGTCCTGCCGGTGTCGTAA
- a CDS encoding CPBP family intramembrane glutamic endopeptidase, translating to MRQLPEAVPRFQAGEQAEPEGPQLSLIPATLVSASGFILFVLEDRLNGFILLAAALVLAALINRKLFTDLALIAVGLTAMSLVPITTDISTEHMLVMGTAMIVAVGVPYAVSRYVTKDHAIRFPVRTGQPWTRGEKWYLPAVLVLGYAVIPVYMIRTGVYQNWPAVSDPEGIGRLFLGTNVLGIWDELFFICTAFTLLRRHLSFWQANLLQAVLFTSFLWELGFHAYAPLFIFPFALLQAKLFTLTKSLSYIVCVHLLFDFVLFLVLIHAHNREWIDIFLY from the coding sequence ATGAGGCAACTACCCGAGGCAGTACCCAGGTTCCAGGCAGGAGAACAGGCAGAGCCGGAAGGCCCGCAGCTCTCCCTGATCCCCGCAACGCTCGTGTCGGCGTCGGGCTTTATCCTGTTCGTGCTGGAGGACCGCCTGAACGGGTTCATCCTGCTGGCGGCGGCGCTGGTCCTTGCGGCACTCATCAACCGCAAGCTCTTCACCGACCTGGCGCTGATTGCGGTGGGCCTGACCGCCATGAGCCTGGTTCCCATCACTACGGACATCAGCACCGAGCACATGCTGGTGATGGGCACGGCCATGATCGTGGCCGTCGGGGTCCCCTACGCGGTCTCGAGGTACGTCACCAAGGACCACGCCATCAGGTTCCCGGTGCGAACAGGCCAGCCGTGGACCCGGGGCGAGAAGTGGTACCTGCCCGCCGTCCTGGTGCTCGGCTATGCGGTGATTCCGGTCTACATGATCCGGACTGGCGTCTACCAAAACTGGCCTGCCGTCAGCGATCCGGAGGGCATCGGCCGCCTCTTCCTGGGCACCAATGTGCTGGGCATCTGGGACGAGTTGTTCTTCATCTGTACCGCGTTCACGCTCCTGCGGCGGCACCTTTCCTTCTGGCAGGCCAACCTGCTGCAGGCGGTGCTCTTTACGTCGTTCCTGTGGGAACTGGGGTTCCACGCCTACGCGCCCCTGTTTATCTTCCCGTTTGCGCTGCTCCAGGCGAAGCTTTTCACGCTGACCAAATCACTGTCGTACATCGTGTGCGTCCACCTGCTCTTCGATTTTGTCCTGTTCCTGGTCCTGATCCACGCTCACAACCGCGAATGGATCGACATCTTCCTGTACTGA
- a CDS encoding MFS transporter, whose amino-acid sequence MATPPLPGSGTPAPFVGRKGMYKAFAASLTGTALEFYDFAVYSAAAAIVFPLIFFPASDPVTGTLLAFSTYAVGYISRPVGGIIFGRLGDEIGRKKILVITLMLIGVATFLIGLLPTYDNIGIVAPAILVFLRFAQGVGVGGEWGGAVLLSSEFGDPNKRGFWASAAQIGPPAGNLMANGALAVLTLVLTEEAFLDYGWRIAFLISALLVAFGLWIRLKLEDTPIFQAMEARGDKPKAPIREVLATQRRPLIAAMLSRIGPDVLYAMCTVFTLTYGIQELGFDRGQVLVAVLVGSGLQIFCMPLAGAISDRINRRLVYGTAAVAAAAWAYVFFIVLEGRSPVMLIVGTVLGLLCHSFMYGPQAAFVVEQFSPRLRSTGSSLAYTFAGIIGGAIAPFMFTLLLSTYNSWVPVAMYLSVACLLTLVGLALGRDSNVAEDEEYLQSSVESSSEKTAGVSA is encoded by the coding sequence ATGGCCACCCCACCACTACCGGGTTCCGGTACGCCGGCACCCTTTGTAGGGCGCAAGGGCATGTACAAGGCATTTGCTGCCAGCCTGACCGGAACCGCGCTCGAGTTCTACGATTTCGCCGTCTACTCCGCAGCAGCGGCGATCGTGTTCCCGCTCATCTTCTTCCCCGCCTCAGACCCTGTCACTGGAACGCTGCTGGCCTTCTCAACGTACGCCGTGGGGTACATCTCCCGCCCAGTGGGCGGCATCATCTTCGGCCGGCTGGGGGATGAGATCGGCCGGAAGAAGATCCTGGTGATCACGCTGATGCTGATCGGTGTGGCCACGTTCCTGATCGGCCTGCTTCCCACGTACGACAACATAGGCATCGTGGCTCCGGCCATCCTGGTCTTCCTCCGCTTTGCCCAGGGTGTGGGCGTGGGCGGCGAATGGGGCGGCGCGGTCCTGCTCTCCAGCGAATTCGGCGATCCCAACAAGCGCGGCTTCTGGGCCTCCGCAGCGCAGATCGGCCCGCCCGCCGGCAACCTGATGGCCAACGGCGCGCTCGCCGTCCTCACCCTGGTCCTGACCGAGGAAGCGTTCCTGGACTACGGCTGGCGGATCGCGTTCCTGATCTCGGCACTTCTGGTGGCCTTTGGCCTCTGGATCCGCCTCAAGCTCGAGGACACACCCATCTTCCAGGCGATGGAAGCCAGGGGAGACAAGCCCAAGGCCCCCATCCGCGAAGTGCTGGCCACGCAGCGCCGGCCGCTCATCGCCGCCATGCTCAGCCGCATCGGCCCGGACGTTCTCTACGCAATGTGCACCGTCTTCACCCTGACCTACGGCATCCAGGAACTCGGCTTCGACCGGGGCCAGGTCCTGGTGGCCGTACTCGTCGGCTCGGGACTGCAGATCTTCTGCATGCCGCTCGCCGGCGCCATCTCCGACCGCATCAACCGGCGCCTGGTCTACGGAACCGCCGCTGTTGCAGCCGCAGCCTGGGCGTACGTGTTCTTCATCGTGCTGGAAGGCCGGTCCCCGGTGATGCTCATCGTCGGAACGGTCCTGGGCCTGCTCTGCCACTCGTTTATGTACGGCCCCCAAGCGGCCTTCGTGGTGGAGCAGTTCTCGCCGCGGCTCCGCTCCACCGGCAGCTCGCTGGCCTACACCTTCGCCGGAATCATCGGCGGCGCCATTGCACCGTTTATGTTCACCCTGCTTCTGAGCACTTACAACAGCTGGGTCCCGGTTGCCATGTACCTCAGCGTTGCCTGCCTGCTGACCCTGGTGGGACTGGCCCTGGGCCGCGACTCCAACGTCGCCGAGGACGAGGAATACCTCCAGTCCTCGGTCGAAAGCAGCTCCGAAAAGACGGCGGGTGTGTCAGCATGA